One Acidobacteriota bacterium DNA segment encodes these proteins:
- the argH gene encoding argininosuccinate lyase, with protein sequence MSRLWDRGQSLDERIERFTTGRDPELDLRLVAFDALASTAHALMLHRIGVLTNDELAGLRRELRLIVEDAREGRFTISTGDEDGHTAIENRLTERLGDAGRRIHTGRSRNDQVIAALRLWGREQVLEQIEATLEVVRRLLRLAEEHGETSLPGYTHTRQAMPSTLGFLFAAHAENLLDDIPWMETAFHHLNRSPLGSASGYGVALPLDRPLVARLLGFERVQANTLAVQNDRGKSESLALGAGATAALDLGRLADDLIWFSSEELGCIRLDDRVTTGSSIMPQKRNPDVLELIRASAAKLRSRQAEIGAVYSHLPSGYHRDLQLTKEPFLEGMQGVGDVLVAILPVLDTLRVDRERCRQVMQRSIGATDAVYQRVAAGEPFRSAYKAIAGDPAGAVSGDPAEAWRQRTHLGAPGALDLEPYRTVSEAARERLEGLQRPVAAAWQLVDPE encoded by the coding sequence TTGAGCCGTTTGTGGGACCGGGGTCAAAGCCTCGACGAGCGGATCGAGCGCTTCACCACCGGCCGCGATCCGGAGCTGGATCTGCGGCTGGTGGCTTTCGACGCTCTGGCCTCCACCGCCCACGCCCTGATGCTGCACCGTATCGGCGTGCTCACCAACGACGAGCTGGCGGGGCTGCGGCGGGAGCTGCGGCTCATCGTCGAGGACGCCCGGGAGGGCCGCTTCACCATCTCCACCGGCGACGAGGACGGCCACACGGCTATCGAGAACCGCCTCACCGAGCGGCTGGGGGATGCCGGCCGGCGCATCCACACCGGCCGCAGCCGCAACGACCAGGTCATCGCCGCCCTGCGCTTGTGGGGTCGGGAGCAGGTGCTGGAGCAGATCGAAGCCACCCTCGAGGTGGTTCGCCGGCTGCTGCGGCTGGCGGAGGAGCACGGAGAGACCAGCCTGCCGGGCTATACCCACACCCGCCAGGCCATGCCCTCGACCCTCGGCTTTCTCTTCGCCGCCCACGCCGAGAACCTGCTGGACGACATCCCTTGGATGGAAACCGCCTTCCATCACCTCAACCGCTCGCCCCTGGGCAGCGCCTCCGGCTACGGCGTCGCCCTACCCCTGGACCGCCCGCTGGTGGCGCGGCTGCTGGGCTTCGAGCGAGTGCAGGCCAACACCCTGGCGGTGCAGAACGACCGCGGCAAGAGCGAGTCTCTGGCCCTGGGAGCGGGTGCTACCGCCGCCCTCGACTTGGGGCGACTGGCAGACGATCTGATCTGGTTCTCTAGCGAGGAGCTGGGCTGCATCCGCCTCGACGACCGGGTCACCACCGGTTCGAGCATCATGCCCCAGAAGCGCAACCCCGATGTCCTGGAGCTGATCCGCGCCAGCGCCGCCAAGCTGCGCAGCCGCCAGGCGGAGATCGGGGCGGTCTACAGCCACCTGCCGTCGGGGTATCACCGCGACCTGCAGCTGACCAAGGAACCGTTCCTCGAAGGCATGCAGGGGGTGGGGGACGTGCTGGTGGCGATCCTGCCGGTGCTCGACACCCTGCGCGTCGATCGGGAGCGCTGCCGCCAGGTGATGCAGCGCTCTATCGGCGCCACCGACGCCGTCTACCAGCGAGTCGCCGCCGGCGAACCCTTCCGCAGTGCCTACAAGGCCATCGCCGGAGATCCGGCTGGTGCGGTGAGCGGGGACCCGGCGGAAGCCTGGCGTCAGCGGACCCACCTCGGCGCCCCCGGCGCCCTCGACCTCGAGCCCTACCGCACCGTCTCCGAGGCGGCGAGAGAGCGCCTCGAAGGCCTCCAGCGGCCGGTGGCCGCCGCCTGGCAGCTGGTGGATCCAGAGTAG